In Vibrio bathopelagicus, the following are encoded in one genomic region:
- a CDS encoding FAD-dependent oxidoreductase — MSQNVYQFIDVNRVDPAKKPIKIRKIEFVEIYEPFTKQQAKAQADRCLDCGNPYCEWKCPVHNYIPQWLKLANEGRIIEAAELSHQTNSLPEVCGRVCPQDRLCEGSCTLNEDFGAVTIGNIEKYINDKAFEMGWKPDMSHVEWTDKKVAIIGAGPAGLAAADILVRNGVKAVVFDRYPEIGGLLTFGIPSFKLEKGIMENRRRIFSGMGVEFKMNTEVGKDVQLQQLVDDYDAVFLGVGTYKNMRAGLDNEEAPGVYDALPFLVSNTYKVMELDNPTPFIDMKGKKVVVLGGGDTAMDCVRTSIRQHAANVVCAYRRDEANMPGSRREVKNAKEEGVKFMFNLQPLALETDSSGHVTGVKVVKTALGEPDDAGRRRPEPVEGSEHVLEADAVIMAFGFQPHAMEWLEPFGVELDQWGRIKAPGKQEFQYQTTNSKIFAGGDAVRGSDLVVTAIDEGRKAAEGILDYLEV; from the coding sequence ATGAGCCAGAATGTATACCAATTTATTGATGTGAATCGCGTAGATCCAGCGAAGAAACCAATCAAGATTCGTAAAATTGAGTTTGTAGAGATCTACGAACCTTTTACTAAACAACAAGCCAAGGCGCAAGCTGACCGCTGTTTAGACTGTGGTAACCCTTACTGTGAGTGGAAGTGTCCAGTCCATAACTACATCCCTCAATGGCTCAAGCTTGCCAATGAAGGGCGCATTATCGAGGCGGCTGAACTGTCCCACCAAACCAACAGCTTGCCTGAGGTTTGCGGCCGAGTTTGTCCTCAAGACCGTTTGTGTGAAGGGTCTTGTACCCTCAATGAAGATTTCGGCGCAGTAACGATAGGCAATATTGAAAAGTACATTAACGACAAAGCGTTTGAGATGGGCTGGAAGCCAGACATGTCTCACGTTGAATGGACCGACAAAAAAGTCGCCATCATCGGCGCAGGTCCAGCAGGTCTTGCAGCTGCTGATATCTTAGTTCGAAATGGTGTAAAGGCCGTGGTATTTGACCGCTATCCAGAGATCGGTGGCCTTCTGACGTTTGGTATCCCATCATTCAAACTCGAGAAAGGCATCATGGAAAACCGACGCCGTATCTTTAGTGGAATGGGTGTCGAATTTAAGATGAATACCGAAGTCGGTAAAGACGTTCAACTGCAACAACTGGTCGATGACTATGATGCCGTTTTCTTAGGTGTCGGTACCTATAAAAACATGCGAGCAGGGTTAGACAATGAAGAAGCACCGGGTGTTTATGATGCGCTACCATTCCTTGTTTCCAATACCTACAAGGTCATGGAACTGGATAACCCAACACCATTCATCGACATGAAAGGCAAAAAAGTGGTCGTGCTTGGTGGTGGTGATACCGCGATGGACTGTGTCCGAACTTCGATTCGTCAACACGCAGCTAATGTTGTTTGTGCTTATCGCCGAGATGAAGCGAACATGCCAGGCTCTCGTCGCGAAGTGAAAAATGCGAAAGAAGAAGGCGTGAAGTTCATGTTCAACCTTCAACCATTAGCACTGGAAACCGACTCATCAGGTCACGTTACCGGCGTCAAAGTGGTGAAAACAGCCTTGGGTGAACCTGATGATGCAGGACGTCGTCGTCCAGAACCAGTTGAAGGCAGTGAGCATGTTCTTGAGGCTGATGCCGTAATCATGGCATTTGGTTTTCAGCCCCACGCTATGGAATGGTTAGAACCATTTGGTGTTGAACTCGACCAATGGGGCCGTATCAAAGCTCCCGGCAAACAAGAGTTTCAATACCAAACCACCAACAGCAAGATATTTGCCGGTGGTGATGCCGTTCGAGGATCTGACTTAGTGGTAACCGCTATCGATGAAGGCCGTAAAGCCGCAGAAGGGATCTTGGACTACCTAGAAGTGTGA
- the gltB gene encoding glutamate synthase large subunit, translating into MALYDPSLEKDNCGFGLIAQMEGQPSHKLVRTAISALDRMTHRGGIAADGKTGDGCGLLLQKPDSYLRIIAEENNFKLGKQYAVGMIFFSQDPIKAQSAQDIVNKELAQETLTIAGWRVVPTNTDVLGPIAKDSVPNIQQVFISAPAGWRERDIERRLYIARRRIEKQITEDKDFYICSLSTQVMVYKGLCMPADLPRFYLDLADLRMESAICLFHQRFSTNTQPRWPLAQPFRYLAHNGEINTIEGNRQWAKARAYKFSSPLLPDLQTAAPFVNETGSDSSSLDNMLDLFLAGGMDVFRAMRMLVPPAWQNHPDMDPDLRAFYDFNSKHMEPWDGPAGIVLSDGRYAACNLDRNGLRPARYVITKDNLITLASEVGIWNYAPDEVAEKGRVGPGELLVIDTRRGKLWQSNEIDNDLKSRHPYKQWMDKNVHKLTPFSALADDQVGKRNFDDDTLKTYQKQFAMSNEESDQVLRVLGDMGQEAVGSMGDDTPMAVLSSKERLITDYFRQKFAQVTNPPIDPLREKHVMSLATSIGQEMNVFCETDGHAYRVTFDSPVLLYSDMQQLLQLNQKHYGHAILSMHYDPAEKDLEQAINDLCDRAVQEVRDGAVLVVLSDKGLEKGKIPVPAAMAVGAVQTRLADTNLRCDANIVVETATARDPHQFAVLLGFGATAVYPYLAYEALGKMLDDGSLDKDYRTALQNYQNGINKGLYKIMSKMGISTIASYRCSQLFEAVGLHTDVVDLCFRGVTTRIQGASFSDFQQDIYNLSRKAWTKRKPLEHGGLLKYVHGGEYHAYNPDVVSTLQTAVKTGETSDYQSFAKQVNARPAAMLRDLMSLKKAEQPLPLEQVEPNSDLFKRFDSAAMSIGALSPEAHEALAMAMNRLGGYSNSGEGGEDPRRFGTDRNSRIKQIASGRFGVTPHYLTNADVLQIKVAQGAKPGEGGQLPGHKVTAEIAKLRYSVQGVTLISPPPHHDIYSIEDLAQLIFDLKQVNPKALVSVKLVSEPGVGTIATGVAKAYADLITISGYDGGTAASPLTSVKYAGCPWELGLAETQQALVANGLRHKIRLQVDGGLKTGLDVIKGAILGAESFGFGTAPMVAMGCKFLRICHLNNCATGVATQDETLRREYFKGLPDMVVNYFTGLADEVRQYLAELGVEKLTDLIGRTDLLEAVQGLTAKQSKLDLSSILEAPVSPEGHPLFWTEPNAPFDKAQLNQQILDDALDAIEKRQSTNLYYNVINTDRSIGARISGEIAKRYGNQGMAGSPIKLHLDGTAGQSFAVWNAGGVELYLTGDANDYVGKGMAGGKVVIKPHQGTAFVCNEATIIGNTCLYGATGGKLFAAGTAGERFGVRNSGTVAVIEGAGDNACEYMTGGIVAILGATGVNFGAGMTGGFAYVMDKNEDFQGRVNNESVEALSLSELFIHQEHLRGLIAEHLEETGSVHAEAILANFDEWIPKFYLVKPKTADLNTLLGHQSRSSAELRVQAQ; encoded by the coding sequence ATGGCTCTATATGATCCTAGTCTTGAAAAAGACAACTGTGGATTTGGTTTAATAGCGCAAATGGAAGGCCAACCTAGTCATAAGTTGGTACGAACTGCTATTTCAGCCCTCGATCGCATGACACACCGTGGTGGTATCGCCGCGGATGGTAAAACAGGAGATGGCTGTGGCTTATTGCTACAGAAGCCCGACTCTTATCTCAGAATTATTGCTGAAGAGAATAACTTCAAGCTCGGCAAGCAATATGCTGTCGGCATGATTTTCTTCAGCCAAGATCCAATCAAAGCGCAATCAGCGCAAGACATCGTCAATAAAGAGCTCGCTCAAGAGACTTTAACCATAGCTGGCTGGCGTGTCGTGCCAACCAACACCGATGTTTTAGGCCCAATCGCCAAAGATTCTGTTCCCAATATTCAACAAGTGTTTATCTCGGCTCCCGCAGGTTGGCGTGAACGTGATATTGAACGACGCCTTTATATCGCTCGTCGTAGAATTGAAAAGCAGATCACCGAAGACAAAGATTTTTATATTTGTAGCCTGTCAACTCAAGTAATGGTCTACAAAGGCTTGTGTATGCCCGCCGATCTTCCGCGATTTTACCTCGATCTTGCTGACTTACGTATGGAATCAGCCATATGTCTGTTCCACCAGCGCTTTTCAACCAACACGCAACCTCGCTGGCCACTAGCTCAACCATTTCGCTACTTGGCGCACAATGGTGAGATCAATACCATTGAAGGCAACCGTCAGTGGGCCAAGGCTCGTGCCTATAAATTCTCTTCACCGTTGCTGCCAGACTTACAAACAGCCGCACCTTTTGTGAATGAGACAGGATCTGACTCCTCAAGCTTAGACAACATGCTCGACCTATTCCTTGCCGGTGGTATGGATGTGTTCCGAGCGATGCGTATGCTTGTACCGCCCGCTTGGCAAAACCACCCAGACATGGATCCTGATCTTCGTGCCTTTTACGATTTCAACTCCAAACATATGGAACCATGGGATGGCCCTGCGGGTATCGTACTTTCAGATGGTCGTTATGCTGCGTGTAACCTAGACAGAAACGGCTTACGCCCTGCTCGTTATGTGATCACTAAAGATAACTTGATCACCTTGGCATCCGAAGTTGGTATCTGGAACTATGCGCCAGACGAAGTGGCAGAGAAAGGACGCGTCGGCCCTGGTGAATTGCTTGTTATTGATACTCGTCGCGGTAAGCTATGGCAATCAAACGAGATCGACAATGATCTTAAAAGCCGTCACCCATATAAACAGTGGATGGATAAGAACGTTCACAAATTAACACCGTTTTCCGCACTAGCAGATGACCAAGTAGGTAAGCGTAATTTTGATGACGACACCCTAAAGACCTATCAAAAACAGTTTGCGATGAGCAACGAAGAGTCAGACCAAGTACTGCGTGTACTCGGTGACATGGGACAAGAAGCCGTCGGTTCTATGGGCGACGATACGCCTATGGCTGTACTGTCTTCGAAAGAGCGCCTCATTACCGACTATTTCCGTCAGAAGTTTGCTCAAGTAACCAATCCACCGATTGACCCTTTGCGTGAAAAACACGTTATGTCTCTGGCAACCAGTATCGGCCAAGAGATGAATGTGTTCTGTGAAACCGATGGGCATGCTTACCGTGTGACTTTTGATTCACCCGTTCTGCTTTATTCTGATATGCAGCAACTTCTGCAATTAAATCAAAAGCATTATGGCCATGCGATTCTTAGCATGCACTATGACCCAGCAGAAAAAGATCTCGAACAAGCCATCAACGACTTGTGTGATCGTGCAGTTCAAGAAGTACGTGACGGCGCCGTTTTAGTTGTGCTTTCAGACAAAGGTTTAGAGAAAGGTAAGATCCCAGTACCAGCAGCCATGGCGGTCGGTGCGGTGCAAACTCGACTTGCAGACACCAACCTACGTTGTGATGCCAACATAGTAGTTGAAACAGCAACCGCACGTGACCCACACCAATTTGCAGTACTGCTTGGCTTCGGTGCTACCGCGGTTTACCCGTATCTCGCTTATGAAGCTCTGGGCAAAATGTTGGACGATGGTTCATTAGATAAAGACTATCGCACTGCATTACAAAATTACCAAAACGGCATCAACAAAGGTCTTTATAAGATCATGTCGAAGATGGGTATCTCGACGATTGCTTCTTATCGTTGCTCGCAATTATTTGAAGCGGTAGGTTTACATACCGATGTTGTTGATTTGTGCTTCCGTGGCGTAACTACTCGCATCCAAGGCGCTAGTTTTAGCGATTTCCAGCAAGATATCTATAACTTATCGCGTAAGGCATGGACTAAACGTAAACCACTGGAACATGGTGGCTTACTCAAATACGTACATGGCGGCGAATACCACGCCTACAACCCAGACGTGGTCAGTACCTTACAAACAGCCGTAAAAACAGGCGAAACATCCGACTACCAATCTTTTGCCAAGCAAGTTAATGCTCGTCCTGCAGCTATGCTGCGCGACTTAATGAGCCTCAAAAAAGCCGAACAACCTCTGCCATTAGAACAAGTAGAGCCAAATAGCGATCTCTTTAAGCGATTCGACTCGGCAGCGATGTCGATTGGTGCTCTAAGTCCAGAAGCTCATGAAGCGCTGGCCATGGCGATGAACCGCTTAGGTGGCTATTCTAACTCTGGTGAAGGCGGTGAAGATCCACGACGTTTTGGTACCGACCGTAACTCACGCATCAAACAGATTGCGTCAGGCCGTTTTGGTGTAACGCCACATTACTTAACCAATGCGGATGTTCTACAAATCAAAGTTGCACAAGGGGCGAAACCCGGCGAAGGTGGTCAACTGCCAGGTCATAAAGTCACAGCAGAAATCGCTAAGCTGAGATACTCAGTTCAAGGCGTAACACTGATCTCCCCTCCTCCACATCACGATATCTACTCTATCGAGGATCTGGCACAGCTGATTTTCGACCTTAAACAAGTAAACCCTAAAGCCTTGGTTTCAGTGAAGTTAGTATCTGAACCTGGTGTAGGAACCATTGCCACAGGTGTAGCAAAAGCCTATGCCGACTTGATTACTATTTCTGGTTACGACGGTGGTACCGCGGCAAGCCCACTGACCTCGGTGAAATACGCAGGCTGTCCTTGGGAACTTGGCTTAGCTGAAACTCAACAAGCATTAGTCGCCAACGGGCTTCGTCATAAGATCCGCCTACAGGTCGATGGTGGTTTAAAAACCGGCCTCGACGTGATTAAAGGCGCGATTCTAGGCGCTGAAAGCTTTGGTTTTGGTACTGCACCAATGGTCGCAATGGGTTGTAAGTTCTTACGAATTTGCCACCTAAACAACTGTGCAACGGGGGTTGCGACTCAAGATGAAACGCTACGTCGTGAATACTTCAAAGGCCTCCCAGACATGGTAGTGAACTACTTTACTGGCCTAGCCGATGAAGTTCGCCAGTACCTTGCAGAACTTGGCGTAGAAAAACTTACAGACCTGATTGGTCGTACAGATCTACTTGAAGCAGTTCAAGGCCTTACTGCGAAACAGAGTAAACTCGATCTATCTTCAATACTCGAAGCTCCTGTGTCTCCAGAAGGTCACCCGCTGTTTTGGACCGAGCCAAACGCACCATTTGATAAGGCTCAGCTCAACCAACAAATCCTTGATGACGCACTCGATGCGATTGAGAAACGTCAATCCACCAACCTCTACTACAACGTAATCAACACCGATCGCTCAATTGGCGCTCGTATCTCTGGCGAAATTGCCAAACGCTACGGTAACCAAGGCATGGCGGGCTCACCAATTAAGTTGCACCTCGATGGTACGGCAGGCCAATCATTTGCGGTTTGGAACGCCGGTGGCGTCGAGCTGTATCTGACTGGCGATGCCAATGACTATGTCGGCAAAGGCATGGCGGGCGGCAAAGTAGTAATCAAACCTCACCAAGGCACTGCATTTGTTTGTAACGAAGCGACCATCATCGGCAATACCTGCTTGTATGGCGCTACCGGAGGCAAATTATTTGCAGCAGGCACCGCAGGTGAACGATTTGGCGTGCGTAACTCAGGAACCGTCGCAGTGATTGAAGGCGCGGGTGATAACGCTTGTGAGTATATGACAGGCGGTATTGTGGCTATTCTTGGCGCAACCGGAGTGAACTTCGGTGCCGGTATGACGGGTGGTTTTGCTTATGTCATGGATAAGAATGAAGACTTCCAAGGTCGCGTAAACAACGAATCGGTCGAAGCACTTTCTCTGTCTGAGCTATTTATCCACCAAGAACACCTACGCGGTTTGATTGCAGAGCACTTAGAAGAGACAGGCTCAGTACACGCTGAAGCGATTCTGGCGAACTTTGATGAATGGATTCCGAAGTTCTACCTAGTGAAGCCGAAGACGGCGGATCTTAACACCTTGCTCGGCCACCAAAGCCGAAGCTCTGCTGAACTTCGTGTTCAAGCGCAATAA
- a CDS encoding DUF1499 domain-containing protein codes for MKKAALLSLSLLTLTACSQGITDMKDRTSSPCGDKPNCVSTQDNREQHALAEFDLSESVTLDQIEQVALTLPGAKTANKTEDYLRVECTSRIMRFVDDLELKTVDGKLIVRSESRTGHSDFGVNRKRAEQLRVSLKSEGLIK; via the coding sequence ATGAAAAAAGCCGCTCTCCTCTCTCTATCTCTTTTAACTCTAACCGCTTGCAGCCAAGGAATCACGGACATGAAAGACAGAACCTCATCGCCTTGTGGTGATAAACCCAACTGTGTCTCAACTCAAGATAACCGTGAACAACATGCTCTAGCAGAGTTTGACCTCTCAGAGTCTGTAACTCTCGATCAAATTGAACAAGTTGCTCTTACCTTACCAGGCGCAAAAACTGCTAATAAAACGGAAGACTACCTACGTGTTGAATGCACCTCACGCATCATGCGTTTTGTCGATGATTTAGAGCTAAAAACAGTCGATGGAAAACTGATTGTTCGCTCTGAATCTCGTACTGGTCATTCTGATTTTGGTGTAAACCGAAAACGAGCTGAACAACTTCGCGTTAGCTTGAAAAGCGAAGGCCTAATCAAATAG
- a CDS encoding glutamate synthase subunit beta: MGKPTGFLEHGRELPKKLDPSVRIEDNKEFILNEEFGEKINTQASRCMDCGVPFCHSGCPIGNIIPEFNDAVYRDSWEEAWNILSSTNNFPEFTGRVCPAPCESACVLGINQDPITICNIEKTIVETAYREGYAKPKVPRSRTGKTVAVIGSGPAGLAAAEQLNSAGHSVTVFERDEKVGGLLRFGIPDFKLGMDVIDRKINLMAEAGVEFKVNQHIGVDVNAQQLRQEFDVVLLTGGSTVPRDLPIPGRELKGVHFAMEFLGQNNRRANDLDLKTEELHAKDKHIVVIGGGDTGSDCVGTSNRHKAASITQVEIMPIPPEKRPANMPWPQYPMIMKTTTSHEEGCERHWNILTKEFISDDSGNVTGLRIADIVWQDAKPGERPGFDEVANSERVIPCDMAFLAMGFLHPEPTGVLAQLDIKLDERGNVASEGYATNQKGVFAAGDMRTGQSLVVRCINEGRECAIAIDDFLMGNSNLEAKADSLMLSA, encoded by the coding sequence ATGGGTAAGCCTACTGGATTTTTAGAACACGGTCGTGAGCTTCCAAAGAAGCTCGACCCGTCAGTTCGAATTGAAGACAATAAAGAGTTCATACTTAACGAAGAGTTTGGTGAAAAGATCAATACTCAAGCCTCTCGTTGTATGGACTGTGGCGTACCTTTCTGTCACAGCGGTTGTCCGATTGGTAACATCATCCCAGAATTCAATGATGCGGTTTACCGTGACAGCTGGGAAGAAGCTTGGAACATTCTAAGCTCTACCAACAACTTCCCTGAATTTACAGGTCGTGTGTGTCCTGCTCCTTGTGAAAGCGCTTGTGTTCTTGGTATCAACCAAGACCCAATCACTATCTGTAATATCGAGAAAACAATTGTAGAAACTGCGTACCGTGAAGGGTACGCAAAGCCTAAAGTACCTCGCTCTCGTACAGGAAAAACAGTAGCCGTGATCGGTTCAGGCCCTGCAGGTCTAGCCGCTGCTGAGCAACTAAACAGTGCAGGTCACTCTGTGACGGTATTTGAACGTGACGAGAAAGTGGGTGGCCTACTGCGTTTCGGTATCCCAGATTTCAAACTTGGTATGGACGTGATTGATCGTAAGATCAACCTAATGGCTGAAGCTGGCGTTGAGTTTAAAGTGAACCAACACATCGGTGTTGATGTTAATGCTCAACAGCTACGCCAAGAATTTGATGTGGTATTGCTAACGGGTGGTTCTACGGTTCCACGCGATTTACCAATCCCAGGTCGTGAGCTGAAAGGCGTTCACTTTGCCATGGAATTCCTTGGTCAAAACAACCGCCGTGCCAACGACTTAGACCTTAAAACAGAAGAGCTTCACGCTAAAGATAAGCACATTGTGGTTATCGGTGGTGGTGATACAGGTTCTGACTGTGTGGGCACATCAAACCGTCATAAAGCAGCAAGCATTACTCAGGTTGAGATCATGCCGATCCCACCAGAGAAGCGCCCTGCCAATATGCCTTGGCCTCAATACCCAATGATCATGAAGACCACCACTTCTCACGAAGAAGGTTGTGAACGTCATTGGAACATCCTGACTAAAGAGTTCATCTCTGACGATAGCGGTAATGTAACCGGACTTCGCATTGCTGACATCGTTTGGCAAGATGCGAAACCAGGTGAACGTCCAGGTTTTGATGAAGTAGCAAACTCTGAACGTGTTATCCCTTGTGACATGGCATTCTTAGCAATGGGCTTCTTACACCCTGAACCAACAGGTGTACTGGCTCAGCTAGACATTAAACTTGATGAGCGCGGCAACGTGGCCTCTGAAGGTTATGCGACGAACCAGAAAGGCGTTTTCGCTGCTGGTGACATGCGTACTGGCCAGTCTCTAGTTGTACGTTGTATCAATGAAGGTCGTGAATGTGCAATTGCCATTGATGACTTCTTAATGGGTAACTCAAACTTAGAAGCGAAAGCTGATTCACTCATGCTTTCCGCATAA